The Sphingopyxis sp. TUF1 genome segment AGCTTTCGGTGAGCGCGTCGGCCGCGTCATTGTCGATCACCGGGCCCATATAGGGCGCGGGGTCGGCGTGCGGATGATCGACGATTAGCCGGTTCGCAAGGTCGCGCACTTCGTCGATCAGTGCATCGGCGAGGCTGTCCCTGACGATCAGCCGCCGCGCGTTGCTGCATCGCTGCCCGGCGCTGAGGAACGCCGACTGGACGATGATGATCGCCGCAGTGCGAATGTCGGCGGTGTCCCACGCAACGATCGGGTTGTTGCCGCCCATTTCGAGCGCGAGCATCTTGCCCGGCTGCCCCGCGAACTGGCGGCTCAGGGCCAGCCCGGTGCGCGCCGATCCGGTGAAGAGCAGCCCGTCGATGCCGGGATGGCCGGCAAGCGCTTTGCCTGTATCCGGGCCGCCGATGACAAGGCGCAGCACTTCGGCCGGCACGCCCGCGCTGTGGAACAGTTCGACGAGCTTGGCGCCGACCGCCGGAGTTTTCTCGGACGGTTTGAAGACGACCGAATTGCCCGCGATCAGCGCGGGGACGATATGGCCGTTCGGCAAATGCGCCGGGAAATTATAGGGGCCGAGCACCGCGAGCGCGCCGTGCGGTTTGTGACGCACGGCGCTCCGCAGACCCATCGCGCCTTCGATGCGGCGATTGGGGGTGCGTTCGGCGTAAGCCTTGACCGAAATATCGACCTTGTTCGCGACCGATTCGACCTCGGTGCGCGCTTCCCAGAGCGGCTTGCCGGTCTCGCGCGCAATCAGGTCAGCGAGCGCGTCGCCCTCGGCTTTCACCCGATCGGCGAAACGGCGCAGCGTCTCGGTGCGAAAAGTGACGGGTTTTGCCGCCCATTCGGGCCAGGCGCGCCGCGCAATCTCGACCTCGGCGTCGACGTCGCTCACCGTGCCGCGCCAAAGCTGTTCGCCGGTGGCGGGTTCGAAGGAAAGCAGCTCTTCGCTCATGGTCGACCCGCTCTTATCGGCGAAAGCCGGCGGCGGCAACCGCGACGGGCGCTTTCGCGACGGATTGCTTGCACCTTGGGGCCGGGTTGGCGATAGACTTGCCGCGAATCCTGCGCGTCGTGGCGAGCGGGGCGAATATCCAAGGGGACGATCGATTCTGGCCAGACAGGACAGCCGCCGCGAATGGGCCGACCATTTTTGGTGGTCGCATGACGGCGTCCGGCTGCACGCACGCGTCTATGCCGGACCCGACGGAAGCGAGGACGCGCCGCCGATCCTGTGTATGCCCGGCCTTGCGCGCAACGCCCGCGATTTCGAGGAACTGGCCCCGCATCTGGCAAAGTGGCGGAAGATCATCGTGATCGAGTTTCGCGGCCGCGGCGAAAGCGCCTACGCCAAGGATGCGATGACCTACGTCCCGCTTACCTATGTGCAGGACGTCGTGGCCTTGCTCGACGATCTCGGCATCACGCGCTTTGCGACGATCGGCACCTCGCTCGGCGGGCTTGTGTCGATGCTGATGGCGGCGAGCCTGCCGGGGCGGATCGTCGGCGCGGTGCTCAACGACGTCGGGCCCGAGCTTCAGGCGGCGGGGCTCGAGCGCATCCGCGACTATATCGGCGCGGGGGGCAGCCAGCCGACGTGGATTCACGCCGCGCGCGCCTTTGCCGACCTAAACGGCGCCATTTATCCCGATTATGGGATTCACGACTGGCTGCGGCTGACCAAGCGCACGCACAAGCTGACCCCAGAAGGGCGGATCGTCACCGATTACGACAAGCAGATCGCGGCGCCGCTGCGCGTTCCCAACGGCGGCGACGCGGGCATCGACCTGTGGCCCGCCTATCGCGCGCTCGCGGATATGCCGCTGCTGATCCTGCGCGGCGCGCTGTCGGACATATTGGCGCGCAGTGCGGCGGAAAAAATGGCCGCCGAATTGCCCGGCGCGCGCTTCGTCGAAGTGCCGGGGGTCGGCCACGCGCCGACGATGGACGAACCCGAAGCGCGCGCGGCGATCGACGCGTGGGCGGCGGAACTACCGCAAGCGTGAGCGCCCGCGAGTCCCAGGCGCGCTGGCCGGTCCGCATCCTGCACCTCCATTCGAGCTTTTCGCTCGGCGGCAAGGAAGCGCGGGCGGTGCGGCTGATGAACCTGATGGGGGGTCGCGCGCGTCACACCATCCTGTCGGCCGTGCCGGAGGCACTTGGTGCCCGTGAGGCGATTGATCCCGCCATTGGTGTGGATTTTCCGCAGGATGCGCCGCCGCTGCACGGAAAACCATCGCTCGACCGCTATCGGATGCTGGCGCGATACATGGGCGGCTTCGACCTCGTGCTCAGCTATAATTGGGGGGCGATGGACGGGGTGATGGCGCACCGCATATTCTCACGCCGCAATCGTCTGCCGCCGCTGATCCATCATGAGGACGGCTTCAACGAGGATGAAAGCGTCCGTCGCAACTGGAAACGCAACATGTTCCGGCGCCTTGCGCTGCCAACCGCCCAGGCGCTGGTGGTGCCGTCAACGCTGCTCGAACGGATCGCGGCGGATGAATGGCGCGCGGGCGAACGGGCGGTGATCCGCAACGGGATCGACACCGCCTCCTATCAGGCCCCGCCATCGGTTGCGATTCCGGGGCTGCAGCGGCGGCCGGGCGAGGTGGTGATCGGTACCGTCGCCGGGCTGCGCAAGGTCAAGGATCTGCCCCGGCTGGTGCGCGCGGTGGCGACGCTGCCCTCCAATGTCCGGCTGGCGATCGTCGGCGAGGGGCCGGAGCGTGATGCCATTAAGGCCCAAGCCGCGGCGTGCGGCCTGGCCGATCGCCTCGTCATGCCTGGCTTCATGGCCAAACCCGCGCGCTGGATCGGGCATTTCGACCTGCTGGCGCTTTCGTCGCTCAGCGAGCAGGCGCCGATTGCGGTGATCGAGGCGATGGCCGCAGGCTTGCCGGTGGTCAGCCCCGACGTCGGCGACGTCGCCGCGATGGTTTCGGAGGCGAACCGGCCATACGTCGCCGCCGACGAGGCAGGTTTCCGCGCAGCGCTTACGCAACTGTGCGAACAAGCGTCGCTGCGCGCGGATGTGGGCGCGGCCAACCGGCGCGCCGCGGCGGCGCGGTTCGACGAATCCGATATGGTCGGCGCTTACGAAAAGCTCTATGCTCGCGCCCTTCAAGGTTATGGGCCGTTCAGCGGCGGATGGGTCGGCGTCGATTGACAAGCGGGCCGAATTTCCGCTTACGCAAGCGGTAACGGGGAGCCGGTTCGCGATCGCGCATCGGCGGAAAGAGAGAAGGTTTAGCGTGTTCAAAGGTTTGAAGCCCATTCTTTACGGCGGGCGTGAAGTGTGGCCGCTCGTCGAAGGCGGCAAGGGCGTGTCGGCGACGAACCATATGTCGAGCGGTGCCTGGGCGGCGGCGGGCGGTATCGGTACCGTGTCGGCGGTCAATGCCGACAGCTATGACGCCGAGGGCAAGATCATTCCGCAAATCTATCGTGCGCTGACGCGCCGCGAACGGCATGAAGAATTGATCCAATATGGCATTGAGGGTGCGGTAGCACAGGTCAAGCGCGCCTATGACGTGTCGGGCGGCAAGGGCGCGATCAACATCAACGTCCTGTGGGAAATGGGCGGCGCGCAGCAGATTTTGGAAGGCGTGCTGGAACGCACCAAGGGTCTGGTCGCGGGCGTCACCTGCGGCGCGGGAATGCCGTACAAGCTCAGCGAAATCGCGGCGCGGCACAATGTTCTGTACCTGCCGATCATCAGCTCGGCGCGCGCCTTTCGCGCGCTGTGGAAGCGCGCTTACAGCAAGGTGCCGCATCTGCTGGGCGCGGTAGTGTATGAAGACCCATGGCTCGCGGGCGGACATAATGGCCTGTCGAACGCCGAAGACCCGCTGGTGCCGCAGGATCCCTATCCGCGCGTCGCGGCGGTGCGCGAGACGATGCGTGCCGAGGGGATCGCCGACGACGTGCCGATCGTGATGGCGGGCGGCGTCTGGTATCTGCGCGACTGGGAGGATTGGATCGACAATCCCGAGCTCGGCCAGATCGTCTTCCAGTACGGCACGCGCCCGCTGCTGACCGAGGAAAGCCCGATCCCGCAACAGTGGAAGGACCGGCTGCGCACGCTCGACGAGGGCGATGTGCTGCTCCATCGTTTTTCACCGACCGGATTTTATTCGAGCGCGGTGCGGAACCCCTTTCTGCGCGACCTTGAGGCGCGCTCGGAACGCCAGATTCCCTATTCGAAACAGGAAGCGGGCGATCATGTCGTCCAGCTCGATGTCGGGGTAAAGGGCAAGAATTTCTGGGTCACCCCGCACGACCGGGACCGCGCCCGCGACTGGTATGCCGAAGGCTATACCGAGGCGCTGAAGACCCCTGACAATACGGTCGTGTTCGTGACCGACGCCGACAAGGCGATGATCCGCAAGGACCAGACCGACTGCATGGGTTGCCTGTCGCATTGCGGTTTTTCGTCGTGGAAGGACCATGACGATTACACCACCGGCTATCTCGCCGATCCGCGCAGTTTCTGTATCCAGAAGACGCTGCAGGACATCGCGCACGGCGGCGACGTCGAACAGAATCTGATGTTCGCGGGCCACGCCGCATTCAATTTCAAGACCGATCCCTTTTATTCGAACAACTTCACGCCGACGGTGAAGCAGCTGGTCGATCGGATTTTGACCGGGGATTGAGCGGCGCACTTGGTTGGTTTTGAAACTCGCACAAAGCGATGAAGGCACCAAGAGGTTCTAAACTCCGTTCGCCCTGAGCTCGTCGAAGGGTCGTCCTGTCCTTAAACGTCGAAGAAGTACGGTGCTTCGACAAGCTCAGCACGAACGGAATAGAGGGATTTCTTTATGGCTTCGTGGCTTTGTGCGAGCCCAACCAGCGGCAAGCCTCAGACCCATCCCTCCAGCACTTGATCGGGCGGGCGGTGTCCGTCGCACCAGGCGCGGATATTGGCGATAACCTTTTCGCCCGATGCTTCGCGGCCTTCGATCGTCGCCGAACCGAGGTGCGGGAGCAGCACGACATTTTGGAGCGCGAGCAGCGTGGGGTCGACCGCAGGCTCGTGTGTATAGACGTCGAGCCCGGCCCCAGCGATGCGGCCGCTCTGGAGCGCCGCGATCAGCGCCTTTTCGTCGACGATCTCGCCGCGCGCGGTGTTGATGAGATAGGCGGTCGGCTTCATCGCGCCGATGCGCGCGGCGTTGACCATTTCGTGCGTTTCGGCAGTGTGCGGACAATGGATCGTCACGACGTCGCTGATGCGCAGCAGCGTGTCGACGCTGGCATGATAGCTCGCGCCCAATTCTTCCTCGATCGTCTCGGGCAGTCGCCGGCGGTTGTGGTAATGGATCGACAGACCGAACGCGCGCGCGCGGCGCGCGACCGCGAGGCCGATGCGTCCCATGCCGATGATGCCGAGCAGCTTGCCGCCGACGCGGTGCCCGAGCATCGCGCTCGGCGCCCAGCCGGCCCATTTGCCCGATCGCATCAGCTTCTCGCCCTCGGCCAATCGCCGCGGGACGCTGAGGATCAGCGCCATCGTCATGTCGGCGGTGTCCTCGGTAAAGACCCCCGGCGTGTTCGACACCATGATGCCCTTCGCGCGCGCGGCGGCGAGGTCGATATGATCGACCCCGGCGCCGAAATTGGCGATCAGTTTAAGCCGTTCGCCCGCCGCTGCGATCACCTCAGCGTCGATCGTGTCGGTCACGGTCGGGACGAAAACGTCGCAATCGGCGACGGCAGCTTTCAGCTCGTCCTTCGTAAAGGCTTGGTCGTGCGCTGACAGCGCCACGTCGAACAATTCGGCCATGCGCGCTTCGACATGCGGCATCAGCTGGCGGGTGACGATGACGCGCGGGCGTTTCGGACGGGATGAATCGGGCATGGCCGCCGATAGAGCGCGCTCGCGCGGAGGGGTCAAGGGGGCAGGCGGGGTTAGGACTGTGGATGACCGCGCCTTTGCCCGATACGGCCGGTTGATAAAGGTGCGTGAGTTTGACAAGGGAAGGGGATGACCAGCCGCAAATTTGCCCTGATTTTGCTCAGCCTCGCCGTCGTGGGACCGGCTTCTGCGCAATCGGACCCCGAACTCCCCTATTGGGCGTCGATCAGCGTCGACGAGGCGCGGATGCGCAAAGGGCCGTCGCCCGACGTGCCGGTATTGTGGGAATATCGGCGCAAGGATTTGCCGGTAAAAGTGATCGCGCGTCACGAAAACTGGCGCCGCATCGAAGACCCCGATGGCACGCGAGGCTGGATGGCGGCACGGCTCTTGAGCCGAACACGCACCGCGATCGTTACCGGCGGGGTGCGTCCGCTGCGCGCGGAGCCCAGCCCATCCGCGGCAATTGCCTATCGTGCCGAGCCCGGCGTCGTCGGACGGATTACCGAGTGCAAGGATGGCTGGTGCCGCTTTGACGTCAAGGGCCGCAAGGGGTGGATCGAAACGGATCATATCTGGGGCGATTAAGGGCGGCGCGGGAGCGGCGGGTTCCGACTGAAAGCGGACATAAGGAAACCCAACCCCTCCCCTAAAGGGGAGGGGCTTCCGTCGCGTCGAACTTCAGCTCACCACCTTAAAGCCGTCATCCAATCCGCCAACAAAAAGAAAGCCGGACGGTCGCCCGCCCGGCCCTCTTCGTCATCCGCGAGGCTTAACGCCAGCGGAAATGGTTGCGATAGACGCGGACCACCTTGCCGCTGCGTACATTGACCAGCAAAAGGTCATTGTAATGGCGCACATAGGCCAGGTTACGGCCCGGCCTCGGCACGCCCCAACGGCTGTCCCACGCCGGGCGATAGGCCGGCGCATAATAGGTCGGGCGCAGCGTCACGCCGACGCCGAACGACTGATAGCGGAAGGGCGCGCGATAGTTCTGATAACGCTTGTCGCGGCGCCAATCCTGCTTGCTGTCGCGAAGGTCGCGGCGGGCGTCGTTATATTCGCGACGTTCCTCGCGCACGTCGTCGCGGTCGCCATAGCGGACGGCATCCTTATATTCGCGGCGCTCCTCGCGGACATCGCGCCGGTCTTCACGGATCTCGCGCGTCTGCGCCTGCGCGGCCGCCGGGACGATCATCGCGGCGATCAGACCGGCGGTGAGAAATTTCATCTTCTTCATGTGCCATTCCTTTCAAATCCGTCAGGGGGAGGGGAGATCTGCCCGACGACAGGAAGAGCATTAGGCGCGTCCGTTTGAACGGTGCCGGAATGGAGCGTTTATGTTCAGGTCATTAGTGTCGCAATTTGTCGCGGAGTTTCGATGGGGTGGCGCGATCTTGCGATGAGTGCCAGGAACTTTCAATCGTGGCGCGAACCGGCTTTCGCCGGGTTCGCAACCACCGGGATTTTGTCGTCAGATCAGCTCGATCGCCACCGCGGTCGCTTCGCCGCCACCGATGCACAGGCTCGCGATGCCGCGCTTTTTTCCGTGGCGTTGCAACGCCGCGATCAGCGTGGTGATGATGCGCGTGCCGCTAGCGCCGATGGGGTGACCGAGCGCGGTCGCGCCGCCGTGGACGTTGATCTTGTCGTGCGGAATGCCGAGGTCGTGCATCGCGAACATCGCGACGCAGGCGAAGGCTTCGTTGACCTCGAACAGATCGACGTCGCTAATGCTCCAGCCGGTCTTGGCGAGCAATTTGTTGATCGCGCCGACGGGGGCGACGGTGAAATCCTTGGGCTCCTGCGCATGGGCGGCGTGTGCGACAAGGCGAGCGACGGACTTCGCACCCTTGGCATCGGCAACCGACTGGCGGGTGAGGACAACCGCGGCGGCGCCGTCCGAGATCGACGAGCTGGTCGCCGCGGTGATCGTGCCGTCCTTGGCAAAGGCGGGCTTCAGCGTCGGAATCTTGTCGGGCATCGCCTTGCCGGGGGCCTCGTCCGTATCGACAATCACGTCGCCCTTGCGACCTGCAATCGTGACCGGCGCGATTTCTGCGGCGAATGCGCCGCCGGCGATCGCGGCCTTGGCGCGGCTTAGCGACTCAAGCGTATAATCGTCCTGCTCCTGGCGGCTCAGCTGATAGGCGTCGGCGGTGTCCTGAGCGAAGGTGCCCATCGCGCGGCCCGCCTCATAGGCGTCTTCCAGCCCGTCGAGGAACATATGGTCATAGGCGGTATCGTGACCGATGCGCGCGCCCGAGCGATGCTTCTTGAGCAAATAGGGCGCGTTAGTCATCGATTCCATGCCGCCCGCGACGATCAGGTCGACGCTGCCTGCGGCGAGGGCTTCGGCGCCCATGATGACGGTCTGCATCCCGGAGCCACACACTTTGTTGACGGTGGTTGCTTGCACCGACTTCGGCAGGCCCGCCTTGATCGCGGCCTGGCGCGCCGGCGCCTGGCCGAGCCCGGCGGGCAGGACGCATCCCATATAGATACGCTCGATGTCGTCACCCGAAACGCCGGCGCGTTCGACCGCTGCCTTGACCGCGGTCGCGCCGAGATCGGTCGCGCTCGCGTCCGACAGGCTGCCCTGCATACTGCCCATCGGGGTGCGGGCATAGGACAGGAAAACGACGGGATCAGTGGCGGTCATATCGAGAGACTCCGTAGGGGAAAGATACGTCGGCGGGTCGCTTAGCCGAAATGCTGCACATGCGAAAGGGGCAGGAGGCACGATCGGCCCGGCTCGCGTTTTGCGGGGCGAAGGGCGGCTGAAACTGACGCCATGAGGGCAAAGTTCAGTGAAGTTCAGCCCAATGGCGAATCCGTTAGGCGTGCGGCCCGCGACGATCGACGGTGCAGTGGCGGGCGGGAGCGGGAAGGGCGCCGATCACCTTGAAGCATAGCGAACCATAGTAGGAAAGCGGTTTTTCAGGGGGCGAGGACAAGGCGAGTTTCCTAATCATCCAGCCATTCGCAGATGATTTTTCCCCGATGGCCATCGGGCGCCAGCGCGGCGCGCGTGGCTTCCAGCAACGGCGGCAGCGCCTGCGTGAAGGCGTAGGGCGGGTTTATGATGAACAGGCCCGCTCCGTTGTAGATGCCGGGCTGTTCGCGGTCGTACAGCCAATGTTCGACCACCAGAAATTTCGGGATGCCGAGCTTGCGCAGCTGCTGTTTCCACCGCCAATGCGTCTCGCGGTCTTTCAGCGGATACCAGATCACCGTCACGCCATGCGCCCATTTGCGATGCGCAGCGGCGAGCGTGGACGCGATGCGGGCGCGTTCATCGGTCTGTTCATAGGGCGGATCGACGACCACCACGCCGCGCGGGGTGCGCGTCGGCAGCATAGCCAGCCACAGTTCATAAGCGTCGCGCTGGTGCACGGCGGCGGGTGTACCGCGCATGGAGCCGCGCAAGGCATAGGCGTCATCGGGATGTTTTTCGTTGAGGATCAGGAAGTCCTGAGGGCGCAGCAACTGGGCCAGAACCTGCGGCGAACCGGGGTAGAGACGCGGTTCGGCCCCGGCATTTACCGCGCGTACGGCGGCGCGGTAATCGTCCAGCAACGGGTTGGCGTCGGCAAAGGCTCGCAATACGCCGGCTGTCGCCTCACCCGTGCGCCTCGCCTCGTCGCTGCCAAGGTCGTACAGCCCGCAGCCGGCATGGGTGTCGATAAGGGTCAGCGCGCCCGGTTTTTGCTGTAAGGCGCGCACGAGCGCGATCAGCAGGCCATGCTTGACGACATCGGCGCTGTTGCCGGCATGAAAGCTGTGGCGATAATTCATCGTAATTCAAAATCCTGGCGTTCTGCCTCCGCACGGGCGGTACGGCGCGGGAGCCGGGCGCGAGCGGTGGAAACATCGGGTCGGGTGCCCGTATAGGGTTCGACGGAAAGCTTCAAAACATTCTGCGTGCGGCCCGAACTCCGGCGTCGCGATCGACGGCCGAGGCGGGTCCATCGCGTACGCAGGTTTCAACTTGCAACTAGCCGTGCGTCATGGTGAAGTCGTGCAAGTCCAAAACAGGGAGACGGGTCATGGCGAGCGCGATCAAGCAGGATATTGCCGGTGAAACGGCGCGGATGCACGCGGTGCTGGCGGCGCAGAAAGCGAGCTTTACCGCGGCGATGCCCGAAAGTCTGGCAGTGCGTACCGACCGCATCGACCGCGCGATCGCGATGCTCGTCGATCATGCCGAGGATTTCGCGAAGGCGGTGAGCGAGGATTTCGGGCATCGCAGCCGCGAACAGACGCTGATGACCGACATCATGCCGTCGGTGAGCGCGCTGAAACACGCAAAAAGACATATGGCGAGCTGGGCGAAGGGCGAGAAGCGCAAGCCCACCTTTCCGCTGGGCCTGCTAGGCGCGAAGGCCGAGGTCGTCTATCAGCCGAAGGGCGTCGTCGGCGTCGTCGCGCCGTGGAATTTCCCCGTCGGCATGGTGTTCGTGCCGATGGCGGGTATCCTCGCGGCGGGCAATCGCGCGATGGTGAAGCCGAGCGAGTTTACCGAACATGTCTCGGCATTGATGGCGCGGCTGGTGCCTGAATATTTCGACGCGAGCGAAATGGCGGTGTTCACCGGCGACGCGGAGGTCGGAATCGCCTTTTCGAAGCTCGCTTTCGACCATATGATCTTTACCGGCGCGACGAGCGTCGGGCGGCACATCATGCGCGCCGCCGCAGATAATCTGGTTCCGGTGACGCTGGAGCTTGGTGGCAAGTCGCCGACCTTTATCGGGCGCAGTGCGAACAAGGATCTGGTCGGCCAGCGCGTTGCGCTCGGCAAGATGATGAATGCCGGGCAGATCTGCCTTGCCCCCGACTATCTGCTCGTCGCCGACGATCAGGAACTTGAGGTAATCGACAGCGTGACCAAGGGCGCCGCCGCGCTCTATCCGACG includes the following:
- a CDS encoding 23S rRNA (adenine(2030)-N(6))-methyltransferase RlmJ: MNYRHSFHAGNSADVVKHGLLIALVRALQQKPGALTLIDTHAGCGLYDLGSDEARRTGEATAGVLRAFADANPLLDDYRAAVRAVNAGAEPRLYPGSPQVLAQLLRPQDFLILNEKHPDDAYALRGSMRGTPAAVHQRDAYELWLAMLPTRTPRGVVVVDPPYEQTDERARIASTLAAAHRKWAHGVTVIWYPLKDRETHWRWKQQLRKLGIPKFLVVEHWLYDREQPGIYNGAGLFIINPPYAFTQALPPLLEATRAALAPDGHRGKIICEWLDD
- a CDS encoding SH3 domain-containing protein, with product MTSRKFALILLSLAVVGPASAQSDPELPYWASISVDEARMRKGPSPDVPVLWEYRRKDLPVKVIARHENWRRIEDPDGTRGWMAARLLSRTRTAIVTGGVRPLRAEPSPSAAIAYRAEPGVVGRITECKDGWCRFDVKGRKGWIETDHIWGD
- a CDS encoding glycosyltransferase; this translates as MSARESQARWPVRILHLHSSFSLGGKEARAVRLMNLMGGRARHTILSAVPEALGAREAIDPAIGVDFPQDAPPLHGKPSLDRYRMLARYMGGFDLVLSYNWGAMDGVMAHRIFSRRNRLPPLIHHEDGFNEDESVRRNWKRNMFRRLALPTAQALVVPSTLLERIAADEWRAGERAVIRNGIDTASYQAPPSVAIPGLQRRPGEVVIGTVAGLRKVKDLPRLVRAVATLPSNVRLAIVGEGPERDAIKAQAAACGLADRLVMPGFMAKPARWIGHFDLLALSSLSEQAPIAVIEAMAAGLPVVSPDVGDVAAMVSEANRPYVAADEAGFRAALTQLCEQASLRADVGAANRRAAAARFDESDMVGAYEKLYARALQGYGPFSGGWVGVD
- a CDS encoding alpha/beta fold hydrolase, which codes for MARQDSRREWADHFWWSHDGVRLHARVYAGPDGSEDAPPILCMPGLARNARDFEELAPHLAKWRKIIVIEFRGRGESAYAKDAMTYVPLTYVQDVVALLDDLGITRFATIGTSLGGLVSMLMAASLPGRIVGAVLNDVGPELQAAGLERIRDYIGAGGSQPTWIHAARAFADLNGAIYPDYGIHDWLRLTKRTHKLTPEGRIVTDYDKQIAAPLRVPNGGDAGIDLWPAYRALADMPLLILRGALSDILARSAAEKMAAELPGARFVEVPGVGHAPTMDEPEARAAIDAWAAELPQA
- the astD gene encoding succinylglutamate-semialdehyde dehydrogenase, with the translated sequence MSEELLSFEPATGEQLWRGTVSDVDAEVEIARRAWPEWAAKPVTFRTETLRRFADRVKAEGDALADLIARETGKPLWEARTEVESVANKVDISVKAYAERTPNRRIEGAMGLRSAVRHKPHGALAVLGPYNFPAHLPNGHIVPALIAGNSVVFKPSEKTPAVGAKLVELFHSAGVPAEVLRLVIGGPDTGKALAGHPGIDGLLFTGSARTGLALSRQFAGQPGKMLALEMGGNNPIVAWDTADIRTAAIIIVQSAFLSAGQRCSNARRLIVRDSLADALIDEVRDLANRLIVDHPHADPAPYMGPVIDNDAADALTESFLILMSNGGQVIRHMTRPVADRPFLTPGIIDVTAMTERPDVELFGPLMQVIRVETFEAAIAEANNTAFGLSAALVGGTPQLYDQFWANARAGVINWNRPTNGASSAAPFGGIGLSGNHRPSAFYAADYCAYPVASAESDAMRASIGVGLRDPEGSQLVTKKYL
- a CDS encoding coniferyl aldehyde dehydrogenase; the encoded protein is MASAIKQDIAGETARMHAVLAAQKASFTAAMPESLAVRTDRIDRAIAMLVDHAEDFAKAVSEDFGHRSREQTLMTDIMPSVSALKHAKRHMASWAKGEKRKPTFPLGLLGAKAEVVYQPKGVVGVVAPWNFPVGMVFVPMAGILAAGNRAMVKPSEFTEHVSALMARLVPEYFDASEMAVFTGDAEVGIAFSKLAFDHMIFTGATSVGRHIMRAAADNLVPVTLELGGKSPTFIGRSANKDLVGQRVALGKMMNAGQICLAPDYLLVADDQELEVIDSVTKGAAALYPTLLSNDDYTSVVNTRNYDRLQSYLTDARDKGAEVIEVNPSGEDFASANGHKMPLHIVRNPTDDMKVMQEEIFGPILPVKTYKTIDDAIDYVNAHDRPLGLYYFGHDKSEEDRVLTRTISGGVTVNDVLFHNAMEDLPFGGVGPSGMGNYHGVDGFRTFSHARAVYRQPKLDVAGLAGFKPPYGKATAKTLAKELKK
- a CDS encoding acetyl-CoA C-acyltransferase, translating into MTATDPVVFLSYARTPMGSMQGSLSDASATDLGATAVKAAVERAGVSGDDIERIYMGCVLPAGLGQAPARQAAIKAGLPKSVQATTVNKVCGSGMQTVIMGAEALAAGSVDLIVAGGMESMTNAPYLLKKHRSGARIGHDTAYDHMFLDGLEDAYEAGRAMGTFAQDTADAYQLSRQEQDDYTLESLSRAKAAIAGGAFAAEIAPVTIAGRKGDVIVDTDEAPGKAMPDKIPTLKPAFAKDGTITAATSSSISDGAAAVVLTRQSVADAKGAKSVARLVAHAAHAQEPKDFTVAPVGAINKLLAKTGWSISDVDLFEVNEAFACVAMFAMHDLGIPHDKINVHGGATALGHPIGASGTRIITTLIAALQRHGKKRGIASLCIGGGEATAVAIELI
- a CDS encoding NAD(P)H-dependent flavin oxidoreductase, giving the protein MFKGLKPILYGGREVWPLVEGGKGVSATNHMSSGAWAAAGGIGTVSAVNADSYDAEGKIIPQIYRALTRRERHEELIQYGIEGAVAQVKRAYDVSGGKGAININVLWEMGGAQQILEGVLERTKGLVAGVTCGAGMPYKLSEIAARHNVLYLPIISSARAFRALWKRAYSKVPHLLGAVVYEDPWLAGGHNGLSNAEDPLVPQDPYPRVAAVRETMRAEGIADDVPIVMAGGVWYLRDWEDWIDNPELGQIVFQYGTRPLLTEESPIPQQWKDRLRTLDEGDVLLHRFSPTGFYSSAVRNPFLRDLEARSERQIPYSKQEAGDHVVQLDVGVKGKNFWVTPHDRDRARDWYAEGYTEALKTPDNTVVFVTDADKAMIRKDQTDCMGCLSHCGFSSWKDHDDYTTGYLADPRSFCIQKTLQDIAHGGDVEQNLMFAGHAAFNFKTDPFYSNNFTPTVKQLVDRILTGD
- a CDS encoding 2-hydroxyacid dehydrogenase, with protein sequence MPDSSRPKRPRVIVTRQLMPHVEARMAELFDVALSAHDQAFTKDELKAAVADCDVFVPTVTDTIDAEVIAAAGERLKLIANFGAGVDHIDLAAARAKGIMVSNTPGVFTEDTADMTMALILSVPRRLAEGEKLMRSGKWAGWAPSAMLGHRVGGKLLGIIGMGRIGLAVARRARAFGLSIHYHNRRRLPETIEEELGASYHASVDTLLRISDVVTIHCPHTAETHEMVNAARIGAMKPTAYLINTARGEIVDEKALIAALQSGRIAGAGLDVYTHEPAVDPTLLALQNVVLLPHLGSATIEGREASGEKVIANIRAWCDGHRPPDQVLEGWV